One stretch of Scophthalmus maximus strain ysfricsl-2021 chromosome 12, ASM2237912v1, whole genome shotgun sequence DNA includes these proteins:
- the dennd5b gene encoding DENN domain-containing protein 5B isoform X2, with product MSVSSAASGAGPCRFAHYFVICGIDTDTGLEPDELSALYQWLEADRQGRDPDTAAAGENVEQNPLKRTFKSKVLARYPDNVECNPFDQDAVNMLCLPKGLSFRTQADRRDPQFHSFIITKEDGSRTYGFVHTFYEEVTSPHICSTMQTLYQRHTAEHATKPSSSSPSSSSSMDSLASSVDDADSPTSSSRAAGGYDSSRDSLYVSKALCLITPMPFMYACRHFLSQLHRAVTAAAAPPLPLESYIHNILYEVPLPAPGRTLKFHGVYEPIVCQRPGSGELPLADFPLSEAFRLLGVENLVQVFTCTLLEMQILLCSQDYQRLMTVAEGITTLLFPFQWQHVYVPILPASLLHFLDAPVPYLMGLQSEEGTDCSKLELPQEANLCFVDIDNHYIELPEDFPQFPNKTEFIQELSEVLLSFGISVDTGPPPKTNSSPASDPSTPSREQLEDDGRNGNLAGEELDVLELLQGNPTLERLQVLTKRTGVTLSRPDVLRAHRTDGQRVWTAVEVEGLRNAKLNVQLREVFASRFTTMFADYDAFVIQSAVNLESWLTSREQMHNFDKASFLSDQPEPYLPFLSHFIETQMFATFIDNKIMSQWEEKEPLLHVFDARIDKARFYNVRAPSLRSSGYQRCSILKESAQAIEQRLRRVDHTAVHPHLLDMKIGQGKYEQGFFPTLQADVLNSGLTNSKWSHRMATAQQRKDCYRQHTEHLRLGNDLKEQVEGCLVLQNSMALWEWDKASSPPSKPPKKSASASCLKFLQEARSLGKNLRQPKLSDLSPAVIAQTNWKFVEGLLKECRIKTKRMLVEKMGREAVELGHTDANITGLEENTLIASLCDLLERIWSHGLQVKQGKSALWSHLLHYQAREEKLEKQHTESTLSHVPERRKSDSSMSLPSLRVSILQDMSHIQSMSEIKTDVGQARAWIRLSLEKKLLSQHLKQLLSRQTLTRKLYKRYAFLRCEEEKEQFLFHLLSLNAVDYFCFTSVFTTIMIPYRVVIIPIKTLSNAMTTSNPWVCVSGELGDSGVMQIPKNILDMTFDCHNLGKLTTVQLGHDNAGLLAKWLVDCVMVRNEITGHTFRFPCGRWLGKSVDDGSLERVLIGELVEPGGEEDSARGCRTPPPQRSPSQTRHISITSQCGRAYKPTSAQIQEAIVEAVSNIVRHFQKPEKERGSLTVLMCGENSLVATLEQFFHHGFKSTRLFQKTVFVWDFVEKAVAYMESADQMGDLQETTELGMTCQSLCHYTNAINSTTRNIGKDGKFQLLVCLGARDHLLPQWLPLLVDCPVILQMYEDKALLRDHSTVSALIKVLETLHDFPITLESLLIRGIDL from the exons CTTTGTACCAATGGCTCGAAGCGGACCGCCAAGGCAGGGATCCAGatactgcagcagcag GTGAAAACGTTGAGCAAAATCCCCTAAAGAGGACGTTCAAGTCCAAAGTTCTGGCGCGCTACCCTGACAATGTGGAGTGCAACCCCTTTGACCAGGATGCTGTCAACATG CTGTGTTTGCCTAAAGGACTGTCATTCCGGACGCAGGCAGACCGACGGGATCCTCAGTTTCACTCCTTCATCATCACCAAGGAGGACGGTTCTCGAACTTATGGCTTCGTCCACACCTTCTACGAGGAGGTTACCAGTCCGCACATCTGCTCGACCATGCAGACCCTCTACCAGAGGCACACTGCAGAGCACGCCACCaaaccctcttcctcctccccctcctcttcctccagcatGGACTCTCTGGCCAGCAGTGTAGACGATGCCGACTCCCCCACCTCTTCATCTCGTGCTGCGGGAGGCTACGACTCATCGCGGGACTCCCTCTACGTGTCCAAAGCTTTATGTCTGATCACCCCCATGCCATTCATGTACGCCTGCCGCCACTTCCTGTCACAGCTGCACAGGGCTGTTACAGCAGCCGCTGCCCCCCCACTGCCACTGGAGAGCTACATTCACAACATCCTGTATGAGGTGCCACTGCCCGCCCCGGGTCGCACACTCAAGTTCCACGGTGTATACGAGCCCATCGTGTGCCAGAGGCCTGGCTCGGGGGAGCTGCCGCTGGCTGACTTCCCCTTGTCGGAGGCCTTCAGACTGCTGGGAGTGGAGAACCTGGTCCAGGTTTTCACCTGCACCCTGCTGGAGATGCAGATCCTCCTGTGTTCCCAGG acTACCAGCGGTTGATGACGGTGGCCGAGGGTATCACCACGCTGCTGTTTCCCTTTCAGTGGCAGCACGTCTATGTTCCCATCCTGCCTGCCTCgctcctccacttcctggaCGCTCCAGTTCCATATTTAATGGGGCTGCAGTCAGAGGAGGGCACCGACTGCTCCAAACTGGAGCTTCCTCAGGAG GCCAACTTGTGTTTCGTGGACATTGACAACCACTACATCGAACTTCCGGAGGACTTCCCCCAGTTCCCCAACAAGACGGAGTTCATCCAGGAGCTCAGCGAAGTACTGCTGAGCTTTGGCATTTCTGTCGACACGGGGCCCCCACCAAAAACCAACAGCAGCCCGGCCAGCGACCCCTCCACACCTAGcagggagcagctggaggacGACGGGCGTAATGGCAACCTGGCAGGGGAGGAGCTGGatgtgctggagctgctgcagggaaACCCCACCCTGGAGAGACTGCAAGTGCTGACCAAACGCACCGGGGTCACACTGTCCCGTCCAGATGTTCTGAGGGCTCACAGGACTGACGGACAAAGGGTGTGGACAGCAGTTGAGGTGGAGGGACTGAGGAATGCCAAGCTGAACGTCCAGCTGAGGGAGGTGTTTGCCAGCCGCTTCACCACCATGTTTGCTGACTATGATGCCTTTGTCATCCAGAGTGCGGTGAACCTGGAGTCCTGGCTCACCAGCAGGGAGCAGATGCACAACTTCGACAAG GCCTCGTTCCTGTCGGACCAGCCGGAGCCTtacctccccttcctctcccactTCATCGAGACGCAGATGTTCGCTACCTTCATTGATAACAAGATCATGTCCcagtgggaggagaaggagccaCTGCTCCACGTCTTTGACGCTCGCATCGACAAGGCCCGGTTCTACAACGTGCGTGCTCCCAGCCTCAGATCCTCGGGCTACCAGAGGTGCTCCATCCTGAAGGAGTCAG CTCAGGCCATCGAGCAACGGCTCAGGAGGGTTGACCACACCGCCGTCCACCCCCACCTGCTCGACATGAAGATTGGTCAGGGCAAGTACGAGCAGGGATTCTTTCCCACACTGCAGGCCGACGTGCTCAACTCGGGGCTGACCAATAGCAA GTGGTCTCATAGGATGGCAACAGCTCAGCAGAGGAAAGACTGCtacagacaacacacagagcACCTGAGGCTTGGTAACGACCTGAAGGAG CAGGTGGAGGGCTGTCTGGTCCTGCAAAACTCCATGGCACTTTGGGAGTGGGACAAAGCGTCCTCTCCGCCTAGCAAACCGCCTAAAAAATCTGCCTCTGCGTCCTGCCTG AAGTTCCTGCAGGAGGCTCGCAGCCTGGGGAAGAACCTGCGACAGCCCAAACTGTCTGATCTGTCTCCTGCTGTCATCGCCCAGACCAACTGGAAGTTTGTGGAGGGTCTGCTCAAGGAGTGTCGCATCAAG ACCAAGCGTATGCTGGTGGAGAAGATGGGCCGGGAGGCTGTGGAGCTGGGTCACACTGATGCCAACATCACTGGACTGGAGGAGAACACTTTGATCGCCAGCCTGTGTGACCTGCTGGAGAGGATCTGGAGCCACGGGCTGCAGGTCAAACAG GGGAAGTCGGCCCTGTGGTCCCACTTGCTGCACTACCAGGCCCGTGAGGAGAAACTGGAGAAGCAGCACACAGAGTcaacat TGTCACATGTTCCTGAGAGGAGGAAGTCTGACTCGTCCATGTCGCTGCCGTCGCTCCGTGTGTCTATTCTACAGGACATGAG tcaCATCCAGAGCATGTCGGAGATCAAGACCGATGTGGGCCAAGCCAGAGCCTGGATCCGTTTGTCCCTGGAGAAGAAGCTGCTCTCTCAGCATCTCAAACAGCTGCTGTCCCGACAAACCTTAACCAG GAAGCTGTACAAGCGCTACGCCTTCCTGCGctgcgaggaggagaaggagcagttCCTCTTCCACCTGCTCTCTCTCAACGCCGTCGACTACTTCTGCTTCACCAGCGTCTTCACCACCATTA TGATCCCATACCGAGTCGTCATCATCCCCATCAAGACGCTGAGCAACGCCATGACCACGTCCAACCCCtgggtgtgtgtttcaggagagCTGGGGGACTCGGGGGTCATGCAGATCCCCAAGAACATCCTGGATATGACTTTTGAC tgtcaCAACCTGGGGAAGCTGACCACGGTGCAGTTGGGTCATGATAATGCTGGTCTCTTGGCGAAATGGCTGGTGGACTGTGTGATGGTGCGTAACGAGATCACAGGACACACATTCAG GTTCCCATGTGGTCGATGGCTCGGTAAGAGCGTGGACGACGGCAGCCTGGAGAGGGTTCTGATTGGGGAGCTGGTGGAGcccggtggagaggaggattCTGCGAGGGGCTGCCGTACACCCCCGCCGCAGCGTTCACCGTCCCAGACCAGACACATCAGCATCACATCACAGTGTGGACGAGCATACA AACCAACTTCAGCCCAAATCCAAGAGGCCATTGTGGAGGCAGTGAGCAACATCGTCAGACACTTCCAGAAGCCGGAGAAAGAG AGGGGCAGCCTGACGGTGCTGATGTGTGGGGAGAACAGCTTGGTGGCAACACTGGAGCAGTTCTTCCATCATGGCTTTAAGTCCACCAGGCTCTTCCAGaagactgtgtttgtgtgggactTTGTGG AGAAGGCTGTTGCCTACATGGAGTCAGCTGACCAGATGGGAGACCTTCAGGAGACCACAGAGCTGGGGATGACCTGTCAGTCACTCTGTCACTACACTAATGCAATCAACTCCACTACCAGGAACATCGGCAAGGATGGCAAGTTCCAGCTGCTGGTCTGCCTCGGAGCCAG AGACCATCTGCTGCCCCAGtggctccccctgctggtggaCTGTCCTGTGATCCTGCAGATGTATGAGGACAAGGCTCTGCTAAGAGACCACTCGACCGTCAGTGCCCTCATCAAAGTCCTGGAGACACTTCACGATTTCCCCATCACACTGGAATCCTTGCTGATCAGAGGCATTGACCTTTAA
- the dennd5b gene encoding DENN domain-containing protein 5B isoform X4: MSVSSAASGAGPCRFAHYFVICGIDTDTGLEPDELSALYQWLEADRQGRDPDTAAAGENVEQNPLKRTFKSKVLARYPDNVECNPFDQDAVNMLCLPKGLSFRTQADRRDPQFHSFIITKEDGSRTYGFVHTFYEEVTSPHICSTMQTLYQRHTAEHATKPSSSSPSSSSSMDSLASSVDDADSPTSSSRAAGGYDSSRDSLYVSKALCLITPMPFMYACRHFLSQLHRAVTAAAAPPLPLESYIHNILYEVPLPAPGRTLKFHGVYEPIVCQRPGSGELPLADFPLSEAFRLLGVENLVQVFTCTLLEMQILLCSQDYQRLMTVAEGITTLLFPFQWQHVYVPILPASLLHFLDAPVPYLMGLQSEEGTDCSKLELPQEANLCFVDIDNHYIELPEDFPQFPNKTEFIQELSEVLLSFGISVDTGPPPKTNSSPASDPSTPSREQLEDDGRNGNLAGEELDVLELLQGNPTLERLQVLTKRTGVTLSRPDVLRAHRTDGQRVWTAVEVEGLRNAKLNVQLREVFASRFTTMFADYDAFVIQSAVNLESWLTSREQMHNFDKASFLSDQPEPYLPFLSHFIETQMFATFIDNKIMSQWEEKEPLLHVFDARIDKARFYNVRAPSLRSSGYQRCSILKESAQAIEQRLRRVDHTAVHPHLLDMKIGQGKYEQGFFPTLQADVLNSGLTNSKWSHRMATAQQRKDCYRQHTEHLRLGNDLKEKFLQEARSLGKNLRQPKLSDLSPAVIAQTNWKFVEGLLKECRIKTKRMLVEKMGREAVELGHTDANITGLEENTLIASLCDLLERIWSHGLQVKQGKSALWSHLLHYQAREEKLEKQHTESTLSHVPERRKSDSSMSLPSLRVSILQDMSHIQSMSEIKTDVGQARAWIRLSLEKKLLSQHLKQLLSRQTLTRKLYKRYAFLRCEEEKEQFLFHLLSLNAVDYFCFTSVFTTIMIPYRVVIIPIKTLSNAMTTSNPWVCVSGELGDSGVMQIPKNILDMTFDCHNLGKLTTVQLGHDNAGLLAKWLVDCVMVRNEITGHTFRFPCGRWLGKSVDDGSLERVLIGELVEPGGEEDSARGCRTPPPQRSPSQTRHISITSQCGRAYKPTSAQIQEAIVEAVSNIVRHFQKPEKERGSLTVLMCGENSLVATLEQFFHHGFKSTRLFQKTVFVWDFVEKAVAYMESADQMGDLQETTELGMTCQSLCHYTNAINSTTRNIGKDGKFQLLVCLGARDHLLPQWLPLLVDCPVILQMYEDKALLRDHSTVSALIKVLETLHDFPITLESLLIRGIDL, encoded by the exons CTTTGTACCAATGGCTCGAAGCGGACCGCCAAGGCAGGGATCCAGatactgcagcagcag GTGAAAACGTTGAGCAAAATCCCCTAAAGAGGACGTTCAAGTCCAAAGTTCTGGCGCGCTACCCTGACAATGTGGAGTGCAACCCCTTTGACCAGGATGCTGTCAACATG CTGTGTTTGCCTAAAGGACTGTCATTCCGGACGCAGGCAGACCGACGGGATCCTCAGTTTCACTCCTTCATCATCACCAAGGAGGACGGTTCTCGAACTTATGGCTTCGTCCACACCTTCTACGAGGAGGTTACCAGTCCGCACATCTGCTCGACCATGCAGACCCTCTACCAGAGGCACACTGCAGAGCACGCCACCaaaccctcttcctcctccccctcctcttcctccagcatGGACTCTCTGGCCAGCAGTGTAGACGATGCCGACTCCCCCACCTCTTCATCTCGTGCTGCGGGAGGCTACGACTCATCGCGGGACTCCCTCTACGTGTCCAAAGCTTTATGTCTGATCACCCCCATGCCATTCATGTACGCCTGCCGCCACTTCCTGTCACAGCTGCACAGGGCTGTTACAGCAGCCGCTGCCCCCCCACTGCCACTGGAGAGCTACATTCACAACATCCTGTATGAGGTGCCACTGCCCGCCCCGGGTCGCACACTCAAGTTCCACGGTGTATACGAGCCCATCGTGTGCCAGAGGCCTGGCTCGGGGGAGCTGCCGCTGGCTGACTTCCCCTTGTCGGAGGCCTTCAGACTGCTGGGAGTGGAGAACCTGGTCCAGGTTTTCACCTGCACCCTGCTGGAGATGCAGATCCTCCTGTGTTCCCAGG acTACCAGCGGTTGATGACGGTGGCCGAGGGTATCACCACGCTGCTGTTTCCCTTTCAGTGGCAGCACGTCTATGTTCCCATCCTGCCTGCCTCgctcctccacttcctggaCGCTCCAGTTCCATATTTAATGGGGCTGCAGTCAGAGGAGGGCACCGACTGCTCCAAACTGGAGCTTCCTCAGGAG GCCAACTTGTGTTTCGTGGACATTGACAACCACTACATCGAACTTCCGGAGGACTTCCCCCAGTTCCCCAACAAGACGGAGTTCATCCAGGAGCTCAGCGAAGTACTGCTGAGCTTTGGCATTTCTGTCGACACGGGGCCCCCACCAAAAACCAACAGCAGCCCGGCCAGCGACCCCTCCACACCTAGcagggagcagctggaggacGACGGGCGTAATGGCAACCTGGCAGGGGAGGAGCTGGatgtgctggagctgctgcagggaaACCCCACCCTGGAGAGACTGCAAGTGCTGACCAAACGCACCGGGGTCACACTGTCCCGTCCAGATGTTCTGAGGGCTCACAGGACTGACGGACAAAGGGTGTGGACAGCAGTTGAGGTGGAGGGACTGAGGAATGCCAAGCTGAACGTCCAGCTGAGGGAGGTGTTTGCCAGCCGCTTCACCACCATGTTTGCTGACTATGATGCCTTTGTCATCCAGAGTGCGGTGAACCTGGAGTCCTGGCTCACCAGCAGGGAGCAGATGCACAACTTCGACAAG GCCTCGTTCCTGTCGGACCAGCCGGAGCCTtacctccccttcctctcccactTCATCGAGACGCAGATGTTCGCTACCTTCATTGATAACAAGATCATGTCCcagtgggaggagaaggagccaCTGCTCCACGTCTTTGACGCTCGCATCGACAAGGCCCGGTTCTACAACGTGCGTGCTCCCAGCCTCAGATCCTCGGGCTACCAGAGGTGCTCCATCCTGAAGGAGTCAG CTCAGGCCATCGAGCAACGGCTCAGGAGGGTTGACCACACCGCCGTCCACCCCCACCTGCTCGACATGAAGATTGGTCAGGGCAAGTACGAGCAGGGATTCTTTCCCACACTGCAGGCCGACGTGCTCAACTCGGGGCTGACCAATAGCAA GTGGTCTCATAGGATGGCAACAGCTCAGCAGAGGAAAGACTGCtacagacaacacacagagcACCTGAGGCTTGGTAACGACCTGAAGGAG AAGTTCCTGCAGGAGGCTCGCAGCCTGGGGAAGAACCTGCGACAGCCCAAACTGTCTGATCTGTCTCCTGCTGTCATCGCCCAGACCAACTGGAAGTTTGTGGAGGGTCTGCTCAAGGAGTGTCGCATCAAG ACCAAGCGTATGCTGGTGGAGAAGATGGGCCGGGAGGCTGTGGAGCTGGGTCACACTGATGCCAACATCACTGGACTGGAGGAGAACACTTTGATCGCCAGCCTGTGTGACCTGCTGGAGAGGATCTGGAGCCACGGGCTGCAGGTCAAACAG GGGAAGTCGGCCCTGTGGTCCCACTTGCTGCACTACCAGGCCCGTGAGGAGAAACTGGAGAAGCAGCACACAGAGTcaacat TGTCACATGTTCCTGAGAGGAGGAAGTCTGACTCGTCCATGTCGCTGCCGTCGCTCCGTGTGTCTATTCTACAGGACATGAG tcaCATCCAGAGCATGTCGGAGATCAAGACCGATGTGGGCCAAGCCAGAGCCTGGATCCGTTTGTCCCTGGAGAAGAAGCTGCTCTCTCAGCATCTCAAACAGCTGCTGTCCCGACAAACCTTAACCAG GAAGCTGTACAAGCGCTACGCCTTCCTGCGctgcgaggaggagaaggagcagttCCTCTTCCACCTGCTCTCTCTCAACGCCGTCGACTACTTCTGCTTCACCAGCGTCTTCACCACCATTA TGATCCCATACCGAGTCGTCATCATCCCCATCAAGACGCTGAGCAACGCCATGACCACGTCCAACCCCtgggtgtgtgtttcaggagagCTGGGGGACTCGGGGGTCATGCAGATCCCCAAGAACATCCTGGATATGACTTTTGAC tgtcaCAACCTGGGGAAGCTGACCACGGTGCAGTTGGGTCATGATAATGCTGGTCTCTTGGCGAAATGGCTGGTGGACTGTGTGATGGTGCGTAACGAGATCACAGGACACACATTCAG GTTCCCATGTGGTCGATGGCTCGGTAAGAGCGTGGACGACGGCAGCCTGGAGAGGGTTCTGATTGGGGAGCTGGTGGAGcccggtggagaggaggattCTGCGAGGGGCTGCCGTACACCCCCGCCGCAGCGTTCACCGTCCCAGACCAGACACATCAGCATCACATCACAGTGTGGACGAGCATACA AACCAACTTCAGCCCAAATCCAAGAGGCCATTGTGGAGGCAGTGAGCAACATCGTCAGACACTTCCAGAAGCCGGAGAAAGAG AGGGGCAGCCTGACGGTGCTGATGTGTGGGGAGAACAGCTTGGTGGCAACACTGGAGCAGTTCTTCCATCATGGCTTTAAGTCCACCAGGCTCTTCCAGaagactgtgtttgtgtgggactTTGTGG AGAAGGCTGTTGCCTACATGGAGTCAGCTGACCAGATGGGAGACCTTCAGGAGACCACAGAGCTGGGGATGACCTGTCAGTCACTCTGTCACTACACTAATGCAATCAACTCCACTACCAGGAACATCGGCAAGGATGGCAAGTTCCAGCTGCTGGTCTGCCTCGGAGCCAG AGACCATCTGCTGCCCCAGtggctccccctgctggtggaCTGTCCTGTGATCCTGCAGATGTATGAGGACAAGGCTCTGCTAAGAGACCACTCGACCGTCAGTGCCCTCATCAAAGTCCTGGAGACACTTCACGATTTCCCCATCACACTGGAATCCTTGCTGATCAGAGGCATTGACCTTTAA